From the Leguminivora glycinivorella isolate SPB_JAAS2020 chromosome 15, LegGlyc_1.1, whole genome shotgun sequence genome, one window contains:
- the LOC125234026 gene encoding uncharacterized protein LOC125234026, with amino-acid sequence MDDILLARLRLINDKLTTDLEVIPGTVNLENLVQAQITYSKLEATLKRLSGDLTEYFRLASTPASDEICLISGLQLQAEETLAELKVKIDQISTSSKPSEKLTEANSSCRLPKLQLPVYNGDVLAWYEFWDAFRSNIDARNLPDVDKLSYLKTSVTGDAKKVIDGLATTSTNYAIAVTILKERFGKTSHLIDAHYATLYKIKMAKGSADDYRRTFNEIERNLKILESLGENINHNHLRFMLLEKFPSDLVYEIKLKVKDDSIQELRSHLDKIITAKEDAERISGRKRPQETEASTVGTLHVNAKRARYANQSQLQHSNQSKQNHQGRFDKRPVLKKFKGFKKYDNKGNRPNQTSTSNKDQAETQRSTPGAKKGLVCIFCEGGHYNDSCPEASTLAERKKRLAGRCYICFSKNHVANACWRKRRCARCKGEVPHNRALCPLNFQKDTTEKSQS; translated from the coding sequence ATGGACGACATTCTTTTAGCAAGGCTTAGGCTCATTAACGACAAACTCACAACGGACTTAGAAGTAATTCCGGGTACTGTTAATTTAGAAAATTTAGTGCAGGCTCAGATCACATACAGTAAATTAGAAGCAACACTGAAAAGACTTAGCGGAGACCTGACGGAGTACTTTAGGCTGGCTTCGACACCCGCATCTGATGAAATCTGCTTGATAAGTGGACTTCAACTTCAAGCAGAGGAGACTTTAGCTGAACTTAAGGTGAAGATTGACCAGATATCTACATCAAGCAAACCATCAGAGAAGCTGACTGAAGCGAACTCCTCGTGCAGACTTCCTAAGCTCCAGCTGCCGGTGTATAATGGGGATGTACTGGCGTGGTATGAATTTTGGGATGCCTTCAGAAGCAACATCGATGCAAGGAACCTGCCGGATGTTGACAAGCTTTCTTATCTTAAGACTTCAGTCACGGGAGATGCCAAAAAAGTCATTGACGGTCTAGCGACTACAAGCACCAACTATGCTATTGCCGTTACGATACTGAAGGAAAGGTTCGGGAAAACTTCACATCTTATAGACGCGCACTATGCAACATTATATAAAATTAAGATGGCCAAAGGCAGTGCGGATGACTATAGAAGGACTTTCAACGAAATCGAAAGGAATCTTAAGATTTTAGAATCACTAGGTGAGAACATTAACCACAACCATCTGCGCTTCATGCTACTAGAGAAGTTTCCTTCTGATCTAgtatacgaaataaaacttaaagttaAGGATGATTCCATTCAAGAACTGAGAAGCCACCTGGATAAAATCATCACTGCCAAAGAGGACGCGGAAAGGATATCGGGTAGGAAACGCCCTCAAGAGACAGAAGCTAGTACGGTCGGGACTCTTCATGTGAATGCAAAACGTGCGAGATACGCAAACCAGTCCCAACTACAACACAGTAACCAGAGTAAACAAAACCATCAGGGACGCTTTGATAAGAGACCGGTACTAAAGAAGTTTAAGGGTTtcaagaaatatgacaataaAGGAAACAGACCAAACCAAACTTCAACTTCAAACAAAGATCAGGCAGAAACTCAGCGAAGTACTCCAGGGGCTAAGAAGGGATTGGTGTGTATATTTTGCGAAGGGGGCCATTATAATGATAGTTGCCCTGAAGCATCTACTTTAGCAGAAAGGAAGAAACGACTTGCAGGACGATGCTACATCTGCTTCAGTAAGAATCACGTAGCAAATGCTTGCTGGAGAAAGAGAAGGTGTGCCCGTTGTAAAGGAGAAGTACCGCATAATAGAGCATTATGTCCTTTAAATTTTCAGAAGGATACAACGGAGAAGAGTCAGTCCTGA
- the LOC125233987 gene encoding uncharacterized protein LOC125233987, whose amino-acid sequence MGKCIIMETSDKDPTTSQGTVTKDHLIKGWKKARIILREFKEMFENRYLLNLRERYSHHPKEPRVTSKLAPKIGQIVQIKGDTKNRINWKVGKIVSLKEGADGLCRVAKVRVGDTEYTRSIAHLYPLEIEDGEEQCKQTSSYDESVEEPVQLPDLPRPSGKDDQTVESLNDVAEPSSEQRFTHEVRDQQEEVQPHASPVEGKCSSKQAVEFMSSELNEPKPKSMSEPEPLAVVDLEFYDQNDPESHHLEEVTPEGQHEESRPKRAAALRALEKIKEWTSNLVAVLLPEAGCVATGANI is encoded by the coding sequence ATGGGAAAGTGTATCATTATGGAAACTTCAGATAAGGATCCTACAACGTCGCAAGGGACGGTGACTAAGGACCACTTAATTAAAGGTTGGAAGAAAGCACGGATAATTCTACGAGAATTTAAAGAGATGTTTGAGAACCGGTATCTCCTAAATTTGAGAGAAAGATATTCCCACCATCCTAAAGAACCTAGAGTAACATCAAAGTTAGCACCTAAGATAGGTCAAATCGTGCAGATTAAAGGTGACACGAAGAACAGGATAAATTGGAAAGTTGGGAAAATAGTATCTTTAAAGGAAGGCGCCGACGGTTTATGTAGGGTCGCCAAGGTACGAGTAGGAGATACAGAGTATACAAGATCTATCGCGCATCTCTACCCGCTAGAGATCGAAGATGGAGAAGAGCAGTGCAAACAAACATCATCTTATGACGAAAGTGTTGAAGAACCGGTGCAGCTTCCTGATCTTCCACGTCCATCAGGCAAGGATGACCAGACAGTGGAATCCCTCAACGACGTTGCTGAGCCTTCATCTGAGCAGAGATTCACTCATGAAGTTAGAGATCAGCAAGAAGAAGTACAGCCTCATGCCTCGCCAGTAGAGGGAAAGTGTTCCTCTAAACAAGCGGTTGAGTTTATGTCTAGTGAGTTAAACGAGCCTAAGCCTAAGTCTATGTCCGAACCAGAGCCACTCGCGGTCGTCGACCTCGAGTTTTACGACCAGAATGATCCCGAGTCACACCACCTAGAGGAAGTTACACCAGAAGGACAACACGAAGAATCAAGACCTAAGAGAGCGGCAGCTCTCCGAGCCCTTGAGAAGATCAAGGAATGGACCAGCAATTTAGTCGCCGTGCTGCTGCCTGAGGCGGGGTGTGTCGCGACAGGCGCGAATATCTAA